Proteins from one Sander lucioperca isolate FBNREF2018 chromosome 16, SLUC_FBN_1.2, whole genome shotgun sequence genomic window:
- the LOC118493482 gene encoding octapeptide-repeat protein T2-like: protein RDGERQRERQRERERERERDRKRERERERERWRERERERERDRERDRERERDRQRERERDTHTQRERERERERERERDRERERERERERETQRERETDRERDRERERQRETERDRETERERERERETDRERDRERERERDRERERQRETETERERDRERERERERERDRETDRERERERDRQRDRERERQRQKERETERETERERERETDRDRERERERERQTERQRERETDRERQRQRVRKRERDRETDRERQRQRERERDRERERETDRDRERERETDRETERERDRQRETETESEKERERERQTERDRDRERERERETERERDRERERERETERERDRERERDRQRQRERERD from the coding sequence agagatggagagagacagagagagagacagagagagagagagagagagagagagagagacagaaagagagagagagagcgagagagagagagatggagagagagagagcgagagagagagagagacagagagagagacagagagagagagagagacagacagagagagagagagagagacacacacacacagagagagagagagagagagagagagagagagagagagagagacagagagagagagagagagagagagagagagagagagacacagagagagagagagacagatagagagagagacagagagagagagagacagagagagacagagagagacagagagacagaaagagagagagagagagagagagagacagacagagagagagacagagagagagagagagagagagacagagagagagagagacagagagagacagagacagaaagagagagagacagagagagagagagagagagagaaagagagagagacagagagacagacagagagagagagagagagagagacagacagagagacagagagagagagagacagagacagaaagagagagagacagagagagagacagagagagagagagagagagagacagacagagacagagagagagagagagagagagagagacagacagagagacagagagagagagagacagacagagagagacagagacagagagtgagaaagagagagagagacagagagacagacagagagagacagagacagagagagagagagagagacagagagagagagagagagacagacagagacagagagagagagagagagacagacagagagacagagagagagagagacagacagagagagacagagacagagagtgagaaagagagagagagagagagacagacagagagagacagagacagagagagagagagagagagagagacagagagagagagagacagagagagagagagagagagagagacagagagagagagagacagagagagagagagagacagacagagacagagagagagagagagagactga
- the LOC118493381 gene encoding gastrula zinc finger protein XlCGF57.1-like, which yields MRSHTGERPFICSVCTKSFKHSATLRSHMAAHTGERPFICSVCRKSFTQSGGLKIHMRTHTGEKTFSCSECGKRFARKQHLQTHMVTHTGEKTFSCAACKKSFTERGNVKAHMRIHTGEKPFICSECGKRFCYKYYLNTHMITHTGEKAFSCSVCKKSLADRGSVKAHMRIHTGEEPFSCSECGKRFNQNSNLKRHMITHTGEKPFSCSVCKKSFTQSGHLKYHMKHHTGEELSTS from the coding sequence ATGAGATCTCATACAGGAGAGAGGCCATTCATCTGCTCAGTGTGTACGAAATCTTTTAAACACAGTGCAACTTTACGGTCACACATGGCAGCGCACACAGGAGAGAGACCATTCATTTGCTCAGTGTGTAggaaatcttttacacagagtggaGGTTTAAAGAtccacatgagaactcacacaggagagaaaactttcagctgctctgagtgtgggaaaagatttgCCCGCAAGCAACATCTGCAGACACACATGGTAACTCATACAGGAGAAAAAACGTTCAGCTGCGCGgcctgtaagaaatcttttacagagagaggaaatgtaaaggcacacatgagaatccacacaggagagaaaccttttATTTGCTCTGAGTGTGGAAAAAGATTTTGCTACAAGTACTATCTGAACACTCACATgataactcacacaggagagaaagctttcagctgctcagtctgtaagaaatctttgGCAGATAGGGGAAGTGTAAAggcacacatgagaatccacacaggggaggaaccatttagctgctctgagtgtggaaAAAGATTTAACCAGAACTCAaatctgaagagacacatgataactcacacaggagagaaacctttcagctgctcagtctgtaagaaatcttttacacagagtggaCATTTAAAATATCACATGAAACACCACACAGGAGAGGAACTGTCTACTTCCTGA